A single region of the Thioalkalivibrio nitratireducens DSM 14787 genome encodes:
- a CDS encoding DEAD/DEAH box helicase: MIPSIVASELQEAIRRFLYASFPMTTPGFRRDDGGTMLDDLLAEPEAIFKGPYLGLGLPFRRMEPGATLPFERIELAFTPYRHQVKAFQRLCGPNPRSTLVATGTGSGKTECFSLPILDYCAGRPEPGVKAVIVYPMNALAADQARRFARDIHRDRESLRGRVSVGLYVGDSGPSVHKVMSRDSVITCRETLREYPPDILLTNYKMLDFLLLRPRDQRLWRHNEPGRLRYLVVDELHTFDGAQGTDLACLVRRLRDRLLPGEGLACVGTSATLGGESAGQELIDYASQVFASPFDADAVVMEDRETPEEFLAGAEVRFTNWPTTGTYGGGYAQVQDAAVDNLRKLAMRWFGGDAPALDARDPAVAMQARFQLAERLRECRAFRELLEHAPGLLDVNAVVADWAQRFRIEPAQARQMLDSLLALVSWARRPNDPHATSTDDPGQPFVTLRLQLWLRELSRLVANVGVRPMLRFADDLTDLASPLHLPVVHCRECHATGWLSVRKADEGRLETDLQAIYRTYFGNHPEMCLLFPLEGTPPAEPKGIEGAICPQCGQLLPKAGATQCPHCKGDAPVVPVWEPNMRRTQARGELNVQRSHHDCPFCGAHEGLSLIGSRAASLSSVLIGRLFASPYNDHRKLIAFSDAVQDAAHRAGFFGARTYSTLIRGAIARFVTAQGEGLPLSVVASEMPRYWRNRTGSEARFVGTFIAPNMEWLRDYEYLKVQGQLPPHSAVPGWVEQRLTWEVLQAFGLRARIGRTLERSRVAAVGPDPGALRESATRLAQRLSEEIGSLRGIGETPVLRYLLGFLWRMRVGGAFYHPMLDGYIQDRGKPYALYRTPHMPNYGGAAAPPALVTLGRVGRSFTALAADGRSGYADWFDKTLAVGDAVLASAEYRQVIQRVLGQLTQDGFLIEQEVGGDSVWGLDPERWICTTAVAALTCERCGHQIQVPRQELSDWTEMPCLRSPCAGIYQPSTVALPASGGTSGALHRLVAAEHTALLDSETRHMVEHSFIDGDAPWDVNLLSATPTLEMGIDIGDLSAVLLCSVPPGQANYLQRIGRAGRRDGNALTVTLANAHKHDLYFYADPLAMLAGEVRPPGVFLQATAVLERQLIAYCFDRWAASGIDDSAIPGNLQETLNGVEAEAGGRFPLSLLEFVERHRAEILRSFLGFFPDLPDESREHLGTFLFGGGGTSGMAVRLVNRLHQLVQERKSLTARIDRLKKQKERLESQPQDDRVREELEAVLAERGALMALRRRMNGKPTLNFFTDEGLLPNYAFPEEGVTIHSVILRRVTQAERDEGESGRRYERINFEMQRPAVAALSELAPMNRFYAVGRRVEIDQVDLSVSSAQEWRLCDRCHYMENVTESGDAHTVCPRCGSPQWADAGRKRTLLKLRQVFATADDRGSRIGDDSDQRTPAFFQRQMLVDVPLSSVGKAYRLASEELPFGFEYLPRVKLREVNFGQPGVESHEFAVAGELASRPGFQLCRHCGKVRRKGGRERASFQHAYDCKLRKPGAEESEADYFDSLYLFRELESEAVRILLPLAEVGSSGTRLHSLIAALNLGLRRFFRGDVGHIQVAHQSEPAGGESRKHFLVLFDSVPGGTGYLKELLRQPDNLMNLLRAAFEVVSRCECREDETSDGCYRCLLAYRESRRMDEISRKAAEEILGKILAAADTLQPIDGLASVDINALLESELEQRFVDALANAPGVTLSPQLVHGKSGFFLSVLPQRAGQRAAAWKVEPQVQLGPGQGVAAVKTKPDFVLWPVREAPGLLSVAVFMDGFQYHWNKADDDTLKRQALLDSGRFRVWSLSWHTLPMPGMKQVNPAAQLLKTGQQATMQTLFTRLAPSGGWDPYLAYGGFIDKGPFGWLLAYLAGDTENLDRLRFAALSRALGWLDSRSVQDPAFRNALLEDVQSRFPEAVHAGWSGTQQDPRILGGLLPATGGDDTPMAGIDVGVCLPRSAMQAAAGGDLQGLQADIRVHLGMDDEQARQDKDFETLWGMFWGAANLLQFLPRLTLASARGIQQGLYGVVFRAAEPSGEGSEADDGDALQWQEIAQNSLFGERVLRLRDAGVPPPEVGIELVDEAGAVLPEVELLWRDQRIAVVADVDESGRAGLERLGWTVLDGLDDAVIAELTGRLTP, translated from the coding sequence ATGATCCCCTCGATCGTCGCGAGCGAGTTGCAGGAGGCGATCCGTCGCTTCCTGTACGCAAGCTTCCCGATGACTACGCCTGGGTTCCGGCGCGACGACGGCGGCACCATGCTCGACGATCTCCTCGCCGAGCCGGAGGCCATCTTCAAGGGTCCGTACTTGGGCTTGGGGCTACCGTTCCGGCGCATGGAGCCCGGCGCGACGCTGCCATTCGAGCGGATCGAGCTGGCGTTCACCCCGTATCGCCACCAGGTCAAGGCCTTCCAACGCCTCTGCGGTCCGAACCCCCGTTCCACGCTGGTCGCAACCGGAACCGGTTCGGGCAAGACCGAGTGCTTCTCGCTGCCCATCCTCGACTATTGCGCCGGGCGCCCGGAGCCGGGCGTGAAGGCGGTCATCGTGTACCCGATGAACGCGTTGGCGGCCGATCAGGCCCGGCGTTTTGCCCGCGACATCCACCGGGATCGGGAGAGCTTGCGCGGGCGGGTCAGCGTCGGTCTCTACGTGGGTGACAGCGGACCCTCGGTGCACAAGGTGATGAGCCGCGACAGCGTGATCACCTGCCGCGAGACCTTGCGCGAATACCCGCCGGACATCCTGCTCACCAACTACAAGATGCTGGACTTCCTGCTGCTGCGTCCGCGGGACCAGCGTCTGTGGCGCCATAACGAACCGGGCCGCTTGCGCTATCTCGTCGTCGACGAGCTGCATACCTTCGACGGTGCCCAGGGTACCGATCTCGCCTGTCTGGTCCGCCGCCTGCGCGATCGACTGCTGCCGGGCGAAGGGCTTGCCTGTGTCGGGACGTCGGCGACCCTGGGTGGCGAGTCGGCGGGCCAGGAACTGATCGACTACGCCTCCCAGGTGTTCGCGAGCCCCTTCGATGCCGATGCGGTGGTGATGGAGGATCGGGAAACCCCGGAGGAGTTCCTGGCAGGCGCCGAGGTCCGCTTCACGAACTGGCCCACCACCGGCACCTACGGTGGCGGCTATGCGCAGGTGCAGGACGCCGCAGTGGACAACCTGCGCAAGCTGGCGATGCGCTGGTTTGGGGGTGACGCCCCGGCGCTGGATGCACGCGATCCGGCCGTGGCGATGCAGGCCCGCTTTCAGCTCGCTGAGCGGCTGCGCGAGTGCCGCGCGTTCCGCGAGTTGCTGGAGCACGCACCGGGGTTGCTGGATGTGAATGCCGTGGTGGCCGACTGGGCGCAGCGGTTCCGAATCGAGCCGGCACAGGCGCGGCAAATGCTCGACAGCCTCCTGGCACTGGTTTCGTGGGCTCGCCGTCCGAACGATCCCCACGCGACGAGCACCGACGATCCGGGCCAGCCCTTCGTGACCCTGCGCCTGCAGCTCTGGCTGCGCGAGCTGAGCCGGTTGGTCGCGAACGTCGGAGTCCGCCCGATGCTCCGTTTCGCCGACGACCTGACGGACCTCGCATCGCCGCTGCACTTGCCGGTGGTGCACTGCCGCGAATGTCATGCGACTGGCTGGCTATCGGTGCGCAAGGCGGACGAAGGGCGGCTCGAGACCGACCTGCAAGCGATCTACCGGACCTATTTCGGCAATCACCCGGAAATGTGCCTGCTGTTCCCGCTGGAGGGGACACCGCCGGCCGAGCCGAAGGGCATCGAGGGGGCGATCTGCCCGCAGTGCGGGCAACTGCTTCCCAAGGCTGGCGCGACGCAGTGCCCGCACTGCAAGGGCGATGCCCCGGTCGTGCCGGTCTGGGAGCCCAACATGCGCCGCACGCAGGCGCGGGGCGAGCTGAACGTCCAGCGCAGCCACCACGACTGCCCGTTCTGCGGCGCGCACGAGGGGCTGAGCCTGATCGGCTCGCGCGCGGCGTCGTTGTCGAGCGTGCTGATCGGACGGCTGTTTGCCAGCCCATACAACGACCACCGCAAGCTGATCGCATTCTCCGACGCGGTGCAGGACGCCGCGCATCGGGCAGGATTCTTCGGAGCCCGAACCTACAGCACGCTGATCCGCGGGGCGATCGCGCGTTTCGTGACGGCGCAGGGGGAGGGCCTGCCGCTGTCGGTGGTCGCGAGCGAGATGCCGCGCTATTGGCGCAACCGCACCGGTAGTGAGGCGCGCTTCGTCGGCACCTTCATCGCACCGAACATGGAGTGGCTTCGGGACTACGAATATCTGAAAGTCCAGGGTCAGCTCCCGCCGCACAGCGCCGTTCCCGGGTGGGTGGAACAGCGCCTGACCTGGGAGGTGTTGCAGGCGTTCGGCCTGCGTGCCCGGATCGGGCGCACGCTGGAACGTTCCCGTGTCGCGGCCGTCGGGCCGGATCCGGGGGCGCTCCGGGAGTCCGCAACGCGCCTGGCCCAGCGGCTTTCGGAGGAGATCGGCTCCTTGCGCGGGATCGGTGAGACGCCCGTGCTGCGCTACCTGCTGGGGTTCCTCTGGCGCATGCGCGTGGGCGGTGCCTTTTATCACCCGATGCTGGATGGCTACATCCAGGATCGCGGCAAACCCTACGCGCTCTACCGCACCCCGCACATGCCGAATTACGGGGGTGCGGCCGCTCCGCCGGCGCTCGTGACATTGGGCCGGGTGGGGCGGTCGTTCACCGCACTCGCGGCCGATGGGCGCTCGGGCTATGCGGACTGGTTCGACAAGACGCTCGCGGTGGGCGATGCGGTGCTGGCCTCTGCCGAATACCGCCAGGTGATCCAGCGGGTGCTCGGGCAGCTCACGCAGGATGGTTTCCTGATCGAACAAGAGGTGGGTGGTGACTCGGTCTGGGGTCTGGACCCGGAGCGCTGGATCTGCACGACGGCGGTGGCGGCGCTGACCTGCGAACGCTGCGGTCATCAGATCCAGGTGCCACGACAGGAGCTCAGCGACTGGACCGAGATGCCCTGCTTGCGCAGCCCTTGCGCGGGCATCTACCAGCCGTCCACGGTTGCATTGCCAGCCTCCGGCGGCACGAGCGGGGCGCTGCACCGGTTGGTCGCGGCGGAGCACACTGCGCTGCTCGACAGCGAGACGCGTCACATGGTGGAGCATTCCTTCATCGATGGCGACGCGCCCTGGGACGTGAACCTGCTCTCCGCCACCCCGACGCTCGAAATGGGGATCGATATCGGCGATCTTTCTGCGGTGCTGCTGTGTTCCGTGCCTCCGGGGCAGGCGAACTACCTCCAGCGGATCGGCCGCGCCGGAAGGCGGGACGGCAATGCGCTGACCGTGACCCTGGCGAACGCACACAAACACGATCTCTATTTCTACGCCGATCCGCTCGCGATGCTGGCGGGCGAGGTGCGTCCGCCGGGCGTGTTCCTTCAGGCGACCGCGGTCCTTGAGCGGCAGCTCATCGCCTACTGTTTCGATCGCTGGGCCGCATCCGGGATCGACGATTCCGCGATTCCCGGTAACTTGCAGGAAACCCTGAACGGGGTCGAAGCGGAGGCCGGCGGTCGCTTCCCGTTGTCACTGCTTGAGTTCGTGGAACGCCACCGTGCCGAGATCCTGCGCAGCTTTCTCGGTTTCTTCCCGGATCTTCCGGACGAGTCGCGCGAGCACTTGGGCACCTTCCTGTTTGGCGGCGGCGGAACCTCCGGGATGGCGGTCCGGCTGGTGAACCGGCTGCACCAACTGGTGCAGGAGCGCAAGAGTCTTACGGCCCGGATCGATCGTCTGAAGAAACAGAAGGAACGTCTGGAGTCACAACCCCAGGACGATCGGGTCCGGGAGGAACTCGAGGCCGTGCTGGCCGAACGCGGCGCGCTGATGGCGCTGCGTCGGCGAATGAATGGCAAGCCCACGTTGAATTTCTTTACCGACGAGGGCCTGTTGCCGAACTACGCGTTCCCGGAAGAGGGAGTCACCATCCACTCGGTGATCCTGCGGCGCGTGACTCAGGCGGAGCGGGACGAGGGTGAGTCGGGACGTCGCTACGAGCGCATCAACTTTGAAATGCAGCGCCCGGCGGTGGCTGCGCTGAGTGAGTTGGCACCGATGAACCGCTTTTACGCGGTTGGCCGGCGGGTGGAGATCGATCAGGTGGATCTCTCGGTGAGCAGCGCGCAGGAGTGGCGGCTCTGCGACCGCTGCCACTACATGGAGAACGTGACCGAGAGCGGAGATGCGCACACGGTCTGTCCGCGCTGCGGGAGCCCGCAATGGGCCGATGCCGGGCGCAAACGCACGCTGCTGAAATTGCGCCAGGTGTTTGCCACCGCGGATGACCGAGGCAGCCGCATCGGCGATGACAGCGACCAGCGCACGCCGGCGTTCTTCCAGCGCCAGATGCTGGTGGACGTGCCCCTGTCCAGTGTGGGCAAGGCCTACCGGCTGGCATCGGAGGAACTGCCGTTCGGTTTCGAATACCTGCCGCGGGTGAAGCTGCGCGAGGTGAACTTCGGCCAGCCGGGTGTGGAATCCCACGAGTTTGCGGTGGCCGGCGAACTGGCCTCGCGGCCCGGATTCCAGTTGTGCCGGCACTGCGGCAAGGTGCGGCGCAAAGGCGGGCGCGAGCGCGCATCCTTCCAGCATGCCTACGACTGCAAGCTGCGCAAGCCGGGTGCCGAGGAGAGCGAAGCCGACTATTTCGACAGCCTGTACCTGTTTCGGGAGCTGGAGTCCGAGGCGGTGCGGATCCTGTTGCCGCTGGCCGAGGTGGGGTCGTCGGGAACACGGCTGCACTCCCTGATTGCGGCACTGAACCTGGGCCTGCGCCGCTTCTTCCGCGGCGATGTCGGTCATATCCAGGTGGCGCACCAGTCCGAGCCCGCGGGCGGCGAGAGCCGCAAGCACTTTCTGGTGCTGTTCGACAGCGTGCCGGGCGGTACCGGTTATCTGAAGGAGCTGCTGCGCCAGCCGGATAACCTGATGAACTTGCTGCGGGCGGCCTTTGAGGTGGTCAGTCGCTGCGAGTGTCGCGAAGACGAAACCAGCGATGGCTGCTACCGCTGCCTGCTCGCCTACCGCGAGAGCCGCCGGATGGACGAAATCTCGCGCAAGGCGGCCGAGGAGATCCTGGGCAAGATCCTGGCCGCCGCCGACACCCTCCAGCCGATCGACGGGCTCGCGTCGGTGGACATCAATGCGCTGCTGGAGAGCGAGCTCGAGCAGCGTTTCGTGGACGCGCTGGCCAACGCGCCCGGGGTGACGCTCTCGCCCCAACTCGTGCACGGCAAATCCGGGTTCTTTCTGTCGGTGCTGCCCCAGCGTGCCGGGCAGCGCGCCGCGGCCTGGAAAGTGGAACCGCAGGTGCAGCTCGGGCCGGGGCAGGGTGTTGCTGCGGTGAAGACGAAGCCCGATTTCGTGCTGTGGCCGGTACGCGAGGCGCCGGGTCTGCTGTCGGTGGCCGTCTTCATGGACGGGTTCCAGTATCACTGGAACAAGGCGGACGACGACACCCTGAAGCGTCAGGCCTTGCTCGACAGCGGCCGCTTCCGGGTGTGGAGTCTGAGCTGGCACACGCTGCCGATGCCGGGCATGAAGCAGGTCAACCCGGCGGCACAGCTGTTGAAGACGGGGCAGCAGGCGACGATGCAGACGCTGTTCACCCGACTCGCGCCCAGCGGTGGCTGGGATCCCTATTTGGCCTATGGCGGCTTCATCGACAAGGGACCATTTGGCTGGTTGTTGGCTTATTTGGCGGGCGACACGGAGAACCTGGACAGGCTGCGGTTTGCCGCGTTGTCCCGGGCATTGGGGTGGCTGGATTCGCGCAGCGTGCAGGACCCCGCGTTTCGGAATGCCTTGCTTGAGGACGTGCAGTCGCGGTTCCCGGAGGCGGTGCACGCCGGTTGGAGTGGCACGCAGCAGGACCCGAGAATCCTGGGTGGATTGCTGCCTGCAACCGGCGGTGACGACACACCGATGGCGGGGATCGATGTCGGCGTCTGCCTTCCACGCAGTGCGATGCAGGCGGCCGCCGGGGGCGATTTGCAGGGGTTGCAAGCGGACATCCGAGTGCACCTCGGGATGGACGATGAGCAGGCCCGGCAGGACAAGGATTTCGAGACCCTTTGGGGCATGTTCTGGGGTGCGGCGAACCTGCTTCAGTTCCTGCCGCGGCTGACGCTCGCTTCTGCTCGGGGCATCCAGCAGGGGCTGTACGGCGTGGTGTTTCGGGCGGCTGAACCGTCCGGGGAGGGGTCCGAGGCCGACGACGGCGATGCGTTGCAATGGCAGGAGATCGCCCAGAATTCGTTGTTTGGGGAACGTGTGCTTCGGCTGCGCGATGCCGGGGTGCCGCCACCGGAGGTCGGGATCGAGCTGGTCGACGAGGCGGGCGCGGTGCTGCCCGAGGTCGAACTCCTGTGGCGGGACCAGCGGATTGCGGTGGTGGCGGATGTGGACGAATCGGGGCGCGCGGGCCTGGAGCGGCTGGGCTGGACCGTGTTGGACGGTCTGGACGATGCGGTGATCGCCGAATTGACGGGCAGGCTTACGCCGTGA
- a CDS encoding Fic family protein gives MISAPERSRLGQRVTVSTAGERVEAFVPPALPPDPAIRMDRLYRPLENANRALGRLDGVTSILPDTPLFLYMYVRKEAILSSQIEGTQSSLSDLLFFESEEAPGVPLDDVQEVSNYVAAMDHGLVRIRDGFPVSLRLIREIHETLLARGRGSTKQPGEFRRSQNWIGGTRPGNALFVPPPPDRVLDLMSDLEAFIHADTPEIPALVKAGLVHVQFETIHPFLDGNGRVGRLLITLLLCAQGILQEPVLYLSLYFKAHRRQYYDLLQQVRERGAWEAWIEFFLDGIAETSLQAAEAAREILGLFEADRERIEGLGRPAASALRVHQLLQQKPLVGIPDAAQRLGLSAPTIAKSIQHLADLGIVREITGKQRGRLFVYGGYLDILNRGTEPL, from the coding sequence ATGATCTCAGCACCAGAACGGTCCCGCCTCGGGCAACGGGTGACGGTCTCGACCGCGGGTGAGCGGGTGGAGGCCTTTGTGCCGCCTGCATTGCCGCCGGATCCAGCCATTCGGATGGATCGCCTCTATCGACCGCTTGAAAACGCCAACCGCGCGCTCGGACGTCTCGACGGGGTCACGTCCATCCTGCCGGACACGCCGCTGTTCCTCTACATGTATGTCCGCAAGGAAGCGATTCTGTCGTCCCAGATCGAGGGGACGCAATCGTCTCTTTCGGACCTCCTGTTCTTCGAGAGCGAAGAGGCCCCCGGCGTTCCTCTGGACGATGTTCAGGAGGTCTCGAACTATGTCGCGGCAATGGACCATGGTCTTGTACGGATTCGAGACGGGTTTCCGGTATCGCTGCGGCTGATCCGGGAAATCCACGAGACGCTGCTTGCCCGGGGGCGCGGCAGCACGAAGCAGCCGGGGGAATTTCGCCGCTCGCAGAACTGGATCGGCGGTACGCGGCCGGGAAACGCGCTGTTCGTCCCGCCTCCACCCGACCGTGTGCTGGACCTGATGTCTGACCTCGAAGCCTTCATTCATGCCGACACGCCGGAGATTCCGGCTCTGGTCAAGGCTGGTCTGGTTCATGTGCAGTTCGAAACCATACACCCGTTTCTGGACGGGAACGGGCGCGTCGGCAGGCTCCTGATCACCTTGCTGCTTTGCGCGCAGGGTATCCTGCAGGAACCCGTTCTGTACCTCAGTCTCTACTTCAAGGCGCATCGCAGGCAGTACTACGATCTGCTCCAGCAGGTTCGGGAACGCGGCGCGTGGGAGGCCTGGATCGAGTTCTTCCTGGACGGCATCGCGGAGACCTCGCTGCAGGCGGCCGAGGCAGCGCGCGAGATTCTGGGTCTGTTCGAGGCCGACCGCGAGCGGATCGAGGGCCTCGGTCGTCCGGCCGCATCCGCGCTCCGTGTGCACCAACTTCTTCAGCAGAAGCCGCTCGTCGGAATCCCCGACGCCGCACAGAGGCTCGGCCTCTCCGCGCCGACCATCGCGAAGTCCATACAGCATCTTGCAGACCTCGGGATTGTCCGGGAAATCACGGGCAAGCAGCGCGGGCGGTTGTTCGTGTACGGCGGTTATCTCGATATCCTGAACCGCGGAACAGAGCCTCTTTGA
- a CDS encoding IS1182 family transposase: MLSEPESAPPEALTLWPSPEDGGPPAAAGPEPRPPLPRSRRYKEGPSGEQPLLLPACVDDYVAANHPVRAIAAYVEMLDLERLGFRHAGGALTVGQPAYAPGDLLKLYLYGYQERVHSSRRLEAECRRNLEVMWLLNGLRPNYHTIADFRKNNAAALKAANREFVLLCRELGLISGTRVGVDGSFFHGNASAASVKTKKQLEAELAALEQDIDGYLAALERGDADAAAAEATTVSAQQLADLQARAQRRREQLEELARTGETQISRTDPDARRLSKNGQKVTGYNVQSVVDDQHHLILTHEVTNAGNDLGQLVPMAEQARQMLLDGQTTEAAQPLEVLADAGYFTESDIAACASRGIVPYVPVPEKTGAAERAGRLSAREFVYDAEQDRYRCPGGEALHPYGQPDTRNGVNYRRYRSRASVCQSCPLKAQCLPPAGKRREILRSEHAEAVERHRERMAAAPQVMRQRAALCEHPFGTLKRWLGWDHFLVRGLTRCAVRWR; encoded by the coding sequence ATGCTGAGCGAGCCTGAGTCTGCACCACCGGAAGCGTTGACCCTGTGGCCGTCCCCGGAGGACGGTGGACCCCCGGCGGCGGCCGGTCCGGAGCCGCGCCCGCCGTTGCCCCGGTCGCGGCGGTACAAGGAAGGGCCGTCGGGAGAGCAGCCGCTGCTGCTGCCGGCGTGCGTGGACGACTACGTGGCGGCGAACCATCCGGTGCGGGCGATCGCGGCCTACGTGGAGATGCTGGACCTGGAGCGGTTGGGCTTTCGGCATGCCGGGGGTGCGCTCACGGTGGGGCAGCCGGCGTACGCGCCCGGCGATCTGCTGAAGTTGTATCTCTATGGCTATCAGGAGCGGGTGCATTCCAGCCGGCGTCTGGAGGCCGAGTGCCGCCGCAACCTCGAGGTGATGTGGTTGCTGAACGGGCTGCGCCCAAACTATCACACGATCGCTGATTTTCGTAAGAACAACGCCGCGGCACTGAAGGCGGCGAACCGGGAGTTTGTGCTGCTGTGCCGGGAGCTGGGGCTGATCAGCGGGACCCGGGTGGGGGTGGACGGGAGCTTCTTCCACGGCAATGCGAGTGCCGCCAGCGTCAAGACCAAGAAGCAGTTGGAAGCGGAGCTGGCCGCACTGGAACAGGACATCGACGGCTACTTGGCAGCGCTGGAGCGAGGGGACGCCGACGCAGCGGCGGCCGAAGCGACAACGGTCAGCGCGCAGCAGCTTGCGGATCTGCAGGCGCGCGCGCAGCGCCGGCGAGAGCAACTCGAGGAGTTGGCCCGGACCGGCGAGACCCAGATCTCGCGGACCGATCCGGACGCCCGGCGCCTGAGCAAGAACGGGCAGAAAGTGACCGGCTACAACGTGCAGAGCGTGGTCGATGACCAGCACCACCTGATCCTGACCCACGAGGTCACCAACGCCGGAAACGACCTGGGCCAACTGGTGCCGATGGCGGAACAGGCCCGGCAGATGCTGCTCGATGGGCAGACCACGGAAGCCGCACAGCCGCTCGAGGTGTTGGCGGATGCCGGTTATTTCACCGAGTCCGACATCGCGGCCTGCGCGTCGCGGGGCATCGTGCCGTATGTGCCGGTTCCGGAGAAGACCGGTGCGGCCGAGCGGGCCGGCCGTCTGAGCGCCCGGGAGTTTGTCTACGACGCCGAGCAGGACCGGTACCGCTGTCCGGGTGGGGAAGCCCTGCATCCGTACGGCCAGCCGGATACCCGTAACGGCGTGAACTACCGGCGCTATCGCAGCCGCGCGTCGGTCTGCCAGTCCTGTCCTCTGAAGGCGCAGTGCCTGCCGCCGGCCGGCAAGCGTCGGGAGATTCTCCGCTCCGAGCACGCCGAGGCGGTGGAGCGGCATCGGGAACGGATGGCGGCGGCGCCGCAGGTGATGCGCCAGCGCGCGGCGCTCTGCGAACACCCGTTCGGAACCCTGAAGCGCTGGCTGGGGTGGGACCACTTCCTGGTACGGGGTTTGACAAGGTGCGCGGTGAGATGGCGATGA
- a CDS encoding type II toxin-antitoxin system VapC family toxin: MVIDTSALVAILQDEPERHAFNEAIEAAESRLLSVANWVETSIVIEVRYGTAGLHLLDRFLDRAAIDCVPVDLRQAKEARRAFSQYGKGRHPAGLNYGDCFAYALARTNGQPLLFKGDDFARTDIAPSIGSAAQ, translated from the coding sequence ATGGTCATCGATACATCGGCGCTGGTTGCCATTCTCCAGGACGAGCCGGAACGGCACGCTTTCAACGAAGCCATCGAGGCTGCGGAGTCGCGCTTGCTTTCGGTAGCCAACTGGGTCGAGACGTCCATCGTGATCGAGGTGCGCTACGGCACGGCGGGGCTGCATCTGCTCGACCGTTTCCTCGATCGCGCGGCGATCGACTGCGTGCCGGTGGATCTTCGGCAAGCAAAGGAGGCGCGCCGCGCCTTCAGCCAGTACGGCAAGGGGCGACACCCGGCCGGCCTGAACTATGGTGACTGTTTCGCTTATGCGCTGGCGCGCACGAATGGACAGCCGCTGCTCTTCAAGGGTGACGATTTCGCCCGCACGGACATCGCGCCCAGCATTGGCTCAGCCGCCCAGTAG
- a CDS encoding type II toxin-antitoxin system VapB family antitoxin gives MALNIRNPEADRLAAELAQATGETKTEAVIQAMRDRLDRVRRERGGTRLADELDEIARACAALPVRDRRSAEEILGYDEHGLPR, from the coding sequence ATGGCGCTGAATATCCGAAATCCAGAAGCGGATCGGCTGGCAGCAGAGCTGGCCCAGGCCACGGGCGAAACCAAAACCGAGGCGGTGATTCAAGCGATGCGGGATCGCCTGGACCGGGTGCGCCGTGAGCGTGGGGGAACGCGGCTGGCGGACGAGCTGGACGAGATCGCGCGTGCCTGCGCGGCATTGCCGGTTCGCGATCGCCGCAGTGCGGAGGAGATCCTCGGTTACGACGAGCATGGTCTCCCGCGCTGA
- a CDS encoding nucleotidyltransferase family protein, with translation MTREEAVRLLSSHKATLAERFGVTDLALFGSMARGEALEDSDLDILVAFDGPATSRRYFGVQFYLEDLLGARVDLVTEKALRNELRPYVERDAIHV, from the coding sequence ATGACACGCGAGGAAGCCGTCCGGCTGCTGAGCAGCCATAAAGCGACCCTTGCAGAACGCTTTGGAGTGACTGACCTCGCACTGTTCGGTTCCATGGCCCGAGGTGAAGCGCTGGAGGACAGCGATCTGGATATTCTCGTCGCTTTTGACGGGCCTGCGACATCCAGGCGCTACTTCGGCGTTCAGTTCTACCTGGAGGATTTGTTGGGGGCGCGGGTGGACCTGGTCACCGAGAAGGCGCTGCGCAACGAATTGCGCCCCTACGTTGAGCGGGATGCGATCCATGTCTGA
- a CDS encoding type II toxin-antitoxin system RelE/ParE family toxin, with translation MRERRAADDAALFRPTGRPGRGPAFFYANPPGYRLRPELGDDIRSSAYGNYVIFFVALPEEITIIRILHGARDIPAILTPGDSL, from the coding sequence ATGCGCGAACGCCGAGCGGCGGATGACGCTGCGCTCTTCCGCCCTACGGGTCGCCCGGGACGCGGGCCCGCGTTCTTTTACGCCAATCCACCCGGTTACCGACTGCGGCCAGAACTGGGCGACGACATCCGCTCCTCCGCCTACGGAAACTACGTAATCTTCTTTGTGGCGTTGCCGGAGGAAATCACGATCATCCGTATCCTCCACGGCGCCCGGGATATTCCAGCGATCTTGACGCCCGGCGATAGCCTGTGA
- a CDS encoding type II toxin-antitoxin system RelE/ParE family toxin — protein MAEIRWTEEAHRWLRDIHDYIAADNPAAAQKVVSGIYDKAQMLRSFPEIGHRYRAEAEGEIRILLYGHYRIAYLLKSPCSIDILGVFHGALDIDRYFP, from the coding sequence GTGGCAGAAATAAGGTGGACCGAGGAGGCGCATCGTTGGCTCCGCGATATCCATGACTACATCGCAGCCGACAATCCTGCCGCAGCACAAAAAGTCGTGTCCGGGATCTATGACAAAGCTCAGATGTTGAGGAGTTTCCCGGAAATCGGACACAGGTATCGTGCCGAAGCCGAAGGGGAAATCAGGATCCTTCTCTACGGGCATTATCGGATTGCTTATCTTCTCAAGTCGCCATGCAGTATCGATATCTTGGGCGTGTTCCACGGGGCACTTGATATCGACCGGTATTTTCCATAA